Proteins found in one Arthrobacter sp. U41 genomic segment:
- a CDS encoding Hpt domain-containing protein has translation MSFQGAPDDGDANSGSSAGTSTCGAGLAPAAAQDTPPPLVDPAALQDLGSQLDSPAVAEGFARDYTNMWDRRYQSLETSLQSGDEAAALDAVLSLKTSSAMVGGVRLAELARELEEAIRVRDANRARFLLQEVAESGNETVDELQLNFGDS, from the coding sequence ATGTCCTTCCAAGGCGCTCCAGACGACGGCGACGCAAACAGTGGCTCCTCCGCCGGAACCTCCACCTGCGGTGCGGGTCTGGCCCCAGCGGCGGCCCAAGACACCCCGCCCCCGCTCGTGGACCCCGCCGCCCTCCAGGATCTCGGATCACAGCTGGACAGCCCTGCCGTGGCCGAGGGATTCGCAAGGGATTACACCAACATGTGGGACCGGCGGTACCAATCGCTCGAGACATCGCTTCAGAGCGGGGACGAGGCCGCGGCACTGGACGCGGTCCTGAGCCTAAAGACATCCTCCGCGATGGTTGGCGGGGTCCGCCTGGCCGAGCTCGCCCGGGAACTCGAGGAGGCCATCCGCGTCCGCGACGCCAACCGCGCGCGGTTCCTCCTGCAGGAAGTTGCCGAGAGTGGAAACGAAACAGTGGACGAACTCCAGCTCAATTTCGGGGACAGCTAG
- a CDS encoding AAA family ATPase: MSRFVLITPNADFQSRVGLALAGSLPGGLQTFAFVNPADPEELFAKLDQQRPEVLILGPDVPVDDALRLATIFDVQLSELSVILVGEPDPDFLLLAMRAGIRDILSPHADAAQIRVMLERACQSFASKNRSAAVQPPDAPKGLVIGVFSPKGGVGKTTIATNIAIGLGQVAPMSVVIVDLDLQFGDVASGLYLHPEHTVTDAVSPAASNDSLVLKAFLTVHPGNIYALCAPRSPEEADNITPEQVTRLLGQLAQQFQYVIVDTAPGLPEVGLAAMEQCTDIVWVTAMDVPSIRGLRSGLEILRRLDLQPETRHVVLNLADSASGLAVQDVEATIGAPVDVSIPRSKAVALSTNRGIPVLQEGRKDPAVKGLRQLVERFDPAWRARAKKKLHRRVVVQ; encoded by the coding sequence ATGAGCCGTTTTGTCCTGATCACGCCCAATGCAGACTTCCAGTCCCGGGTAGGCCTGGCTCTGGCCGGAAGCCTGCCGGGGGGCCTGCAGACCTTCGCCTTCGTCAATCCTGCCGATCCCGAAGAGTTGTTCGCGAAGCTTGACCAGCAGCGTCCCGAGGTCCTGATTCTTGGACCGGATGTGCCCGTCGACGACGCCCTGCGCTTGGCCACGATCTTTGACGTTCAGCTATCCGAGCTCAGCGTCATCCTGGTGGGCGAACCGGACCCCGATTTCCTGCTGTTGGCCATGCGCGCCGGCATCCGGGACATTCTCAGCCCTCACGCCGATGCTGCCCAGATCCGGGTCATGCTGGAACGGGCCTGCCAGTCCTTTGCCAGCAAGAACAGGTCTGCGGCCGTTCAACCCCCGGACGCCCCGAAGGGTCTGGTGATCGGCGTCTTTTCGCCTAAAGGCGGAGTCGGCAAAACCACCATTGCCACCAACATCGCCATCGGGCTGGGACAGGTGGCCCCCATGAGCGTTGTGATCGTGGATCTGGACCTGCAGTTCGGCGACGTCGCCTCCGGGTTGTACCTCCACCCGGAGCACACCGTGACCGACGCAGTCTCCCCCGCCGCGAGCAACGATTCCCTGGTCCTGAAGGCGTTCCTGACCGTGCACCCCGGCAATATCTATGCGCTCTGCGCGCCCAGAAGCCCCGAAGAAGCGGACAACATCACACCTGAACAGGTGACGCGCCTGCTCGGGCAGCTCGCGCAACAGTTCCAGTACGTCATCGTGGACACGGCCCCGGGGTTACCGGAGGTGGGCTTGGCTGCCATGGAGCAGTGCACCGACATTGTCTGGGTCACTGCCATGGATGTTCCCAGCATCCGCGGGCTGAGGTCCGGCCTCGAAATCCTTCGGCGCCTGGACCTCCAGCCGGAGACGCGCCATGTTGTGCTGAATCTGGCCGATTCCGCATCCGGACTCGCCGTTCAGGATGTCGAAGCCACCATCGGTGCGCCCGTTGACGTGAGCATTCCGCGATCCAAGGCTGTGGCGTTGTCCACGAACCGGGGCATACCGGTGCTCCAGGAGGGTCGCAAGGATCCGGCCGTCAAAGGACTGCGGCAGCTGGTTGAACGCTTCGATCCTGCGTGGCGGGCCAGGGCAAAAAAGAAACTGCACCGCAGGGTTGTGGTCCAGTGA
- a CDS encoding type II secretion system F family protein, with protein MDSPILFIVATVLCLGAVIILFVVVLKPRYSGIPIERRRPDSQPDQSSLGKVSQTAVAAMGGVLGDSGGPYNRTVLYNAGVKTDPATFTLMVAVSSLVGGILGALLTNGPIGILLAVAGPFLAKIGLSLMTDKRRGKFEAQLTDTIQMLIGGLRVGHSIMRSIEAAATEADSPTSEELSRIVNEVRIGKDANLALDEAAQRMDSEDFQWIGQAIQINREVGGDLAEVLEQVAGTIRERSEIKGQVRALSGEGKMSAYILMAMPVVVAIFISMINPGYTDVFFTEPIGIAMLVASLIMFAVGGFWMSRIVKIKF; from the coding sequence ATGGATTCCCCGATTCTCTTTATTGTGGCCACAGTCCTCTGCCTCGGTGCAGTGATAATACTGTTTGTCGTAGTGCTCAAACCACGCTACTCCGGTATACCAATCGAGCGCAGACGGCCAGACTCGCAGCCGGACCAGTCCTCGCTGGGTAAGGTCTCTCAAACAGCTGTGGCTGCCATGGGCGGAGTGCTGGGAGACTCGGGCGGTCCGTACAACCGGACGGTTCTCTACAACGCGGGTGTGAAGACAGATCCGGCGACCTTCACTCTCATGGTCGCAGTCTCGTCACTTGTCGGGGGAATTCTTGGTGCGCTCCTTACGAACGGCCCTATCGGTATCTTATTGGCAGTTGCAGGTCCGTTCTTAGCCAAAATCGGCCTATCCTTAATGACAGACAAACGCCGCGGAAAGTTCGAGGCACAGCTCACCGACACCATACAAATGCTCATCGGTGGCCTGCGTGTGGGGCACAGCATCATGCGTTCAATCGAAGCAGCGGCAACAGAGGCCGACTCCCCTACTTCTGAGGAACTGAGCCGAATCGTCAACGAAGTCCGTATCGGCAAGGATGCCAATCTGGCTCTTGATGAAGCGGCCCAGCGCATGGACAGCGAAGATTTCCAGTGGATCGGTCAAGCTATCCAGATCAATCGCGAGGTCGGCGGAGATCTGGCTGAAGTCCTGGAGCAAGTGGCTGGCACCATACGGGAACGTAGCGAAATCAAGGGACAGGTGCGGGCGCTAAGCGGCGAGGGCAAGATGTCCGCCTACATACTGATGGCCATGCCGGTTGTGGTCGCTATCTTTATCAGCATGATCAACCCAGGGTACACAGACGTCTTCTTCACCGAGCCCATCGGAATCGCAATGCTCGTCGCAAGTCTCATCATGTTTGCCGTCGGCGGATTCTGGATGAGCCGCATCGTTAAGATCAAGTTCTAG
- a CDS encoding TadE/TadG family type IV pilus assembly protein: MRERSERGAVAVEFALLAPVLIMLLLGIVEFGRAYNTQISLSSAAREGVRVMAIGNNPTAARTAAKNAAAGLQPALSEANITISPANCTAGAQVTFKITYTLSTITRIAGPFPLEGQGVMLCGG; this comes from the coding sequence ATGCGTGAGCGTTCGGAGCGCGGTGCCGTTGCCGTTGAGTTCGCGCTCCTGGCGCCGGTCCTGATCATGCTGCTGCTCGGCATCGTGGAATTCGGCCGCGCTTACAACACGCAAATCTCTCTTTCAAGTGCCGCCCGCGAAGGCGTTCGGGTCATGGCAATCGGCAACAACCCCACCGCTGCCCGCACCGCCGCCAAAAATGCGGCCGCAGGGCTGCAACCCGCGCTGAGCGAAGCCAACATCACCATCAGCCCGGCGAACTGCACCGCGGGCGCGCAAGTGACCTTCAAGATCACCTACACCCTCTCGACCATAACCCGCATCGCGGGGCCGTTCCCGCTGGAGGGCCAAGGGGTGATGTTATGCGGCGGCTAG
- a CDS encoding Flp family type IVb pilin encodes MLSLIATLQTLGFAAKNRLRDEKGATAVEYGIMVALIAVAIIVAVTALGGQLTTLFTNVKTQLAL; translated from the coding sequence ATGCTTTCCCTTATCGCAACTCTTCAGACTCTCGGCTTCGCTGCCAAGAACCGCCTTCGCGACGAGAAAGGTGCAACTGCTGTGGAATACGGCATTATGGTTGCCCTCATTGCCGTTGCCATCATCGTCGCAGTCACGGCCCTTGGTGGCCAGCTGACAACTCTGTTCACCAATGTCAAAACTCAGCTGGCACTTTAG
- a CDS encoding pilus assembly protein TadG-related protein — MRRLAGLIPPRDRERGAISVMVAVLMVALLGFAALAVDVGMLHAERTQLRNGADAAALATAQKCARNVNDADCAATSALARDLANNNAGDGMSNVKSLLLDKTARTVTVTAGAQEAGREPNHVSLFFARALGFSAAEVNASSTAQWGSPAAGTTAFPLAFSICQVQGHVDGGLQLLQNHGSGANPGCNYGPSGATVAGGFGWLPNDPGICGGLIDLAVSEGGSDPGNSSPGACDATLQSWANDISAGREVVVLLPVFNTVTGTGAGSVYGLTSFAAYKVAGWKFSGVNSLPTAFHNTSPDVPAAVACDGNCRGIIGGFIKYVSLAHGFSLGPVDPNGATIVRLTQ, encoded by the coding sequence ATGCGGCGGCTAGCTGGCCTTATCCCGCCCAGGGACCGCGAGCGCGGAGCCATCAGCGTCATGGTCGCCGTTCTTATGGTAGCGCTGCTGGGGTTCGCCGCCCTCGCCGTCGATGTCGGGATGCTCCACGCCGAACGGACCCAGCTCCGCAACGGCGCGGATGCTGCGGCCCTGGCCACCGCCCAGAAATGCGCCCGCAATGTCAACGATGCCGACTGCGCTGCCACTTCCGCGCTGGCACGAGACCTCGCAAACAACAACGCCGGCGATGGAATGAGCAATGTAAAGTCCCTTCTCCTGGACAAGACGGCACGCACTGTCACGGTCACAGCCGGTGCCCAGGAGGCGGGACGGGAGCCTAACCACGTTTCGCTGTTCTTTGCCCGCGCGCTGGGCTTCAGCGCCGCGGAAGTGAATGCGTCGTCAACAGCGCAATGGGGCAGCCCTGCTGCCGGGACGACGGCGTTCCCCCTCGCCTTTTCGATCTGCCAGGTCCAGGGACATGTCGATGGCGGCCTGCAGTTGCTGCAGAACCACGGAAGCGGCGCCAACCCCGGCTGCAACTATGGACCCTCCGGGGCCACTGTCGCGGGCGGCTTCGGTTGGCTCCCCAATGATCCCGGCATCTGCGGCGGACTGATCGACCTCGCGGTAAGCGAAGGCGGCAGCGATCCTGGCAACAGTTCGCCCGGCGCCTGCGACGCCACGCTGCAGAGCTGGGCGAACGACATCTCCGCGGGCCGGGAGGTCGTGGTCCTGCTGCCGGTCTTCAACACTGTGACAGGCACGGGTGCCGGCTCTGTCTACGGACTGACCTCGTTTGCGGCATACAAGGTCGCGGGCTGGAAGTTTAGCGGTGTAAACAGCCTTCCCACCGCGTTCCACAACACGTCCCCCGATGTCCCCGCGGCCGTGGCGTGTGATGGCAACTGCAGGGGCATTATTGGGGGCTTCATCAAGTATGTGTCCCTGGCCCACGGCTTCAGTCTCGGGCCTGTCGACCCCAACGGCGCCACCATTGTCCGGCTCACACAATGA
- a CDS encoding type II secretion system F family protein, whose product MDPSVLLALLLVSLPLGYLAWSALSVDRKSHQAIRGLLAAGTETAEFEEAQRSSLLERVGYRLTPAGYVRKLDKMLSLAGRPTSLPLGRVLAAKPLLGLAGALLGWYISATGATPLIKAVGLFVVLLGYFIPDLMLYSKGQERQTAMQLELANTLDQMLISVEAGLGFEGAMARAGENGKGPLAEELVRTLQDMQVGRSRRESYLALAERTSIPELRSFVQAVVQADTYGIAISRVLRIQAKVMRVKRRQRAEEKAMKLPVMILFPLLFFIFPVLFIAILGPAVINAIDTFSGQ is encoded by the coding sequence ATGGACCCCTCGGTACTGCTCGCTTTGCTCCTGGTCTCCCTGCCGCTCGGGTATCTCGCCTGGTCAGCGCTCTCCGTCGACAGGAAGTCCCACCAGGCCATCCGGGGTCTGCTCGCAGCAGGCACGGAGACCGCTGAGTTCGAAGAGGCTCAAAGGAGCTCGCTGCTGGAACGGGTCGGTTACCGCCTGACCCCGGCCGGATACGTCCGCAAACTCGACAAGATGCTGTCCCTGGCTGGCCGCCCCACATCCCTTCCCCTCGGACGCGTGCTGGCGGCCAAGCCCCTGCTGGGGCTGGCCGGCGCACTGCTGGGTTGGTACATCAGCGCGACGGGTGCCACGCCCCTTATCAAGGCGGTGGGCCTTTTTGTGGTCCTGCTGGGGTACTTCATCCCCGATCTGATGCTCTACAGCAAGGGGCAGGAGCGGCAGACGGCCATGCAACTGGAATTGGCCAACACCCTCGACCAGATGCTCATCTCCGTGGAGGCCGGCCTGGGCTTCGAAGGAGCCATGGCCCGCGCCGGGGAGAACGGCAAGGGCCCGCTCGCCGAGGAACTCGTCCGGACGCTGCAGGACATGCAGGTCGGCAGGAGCCGCCGCGAGTCTTACCTGGCTCTCGCGGAGCGGACCAGCATCCCTGAACTGCGCAGCTTTGTCCAGGCTGTTGTCCAGGCGGATACCTACGGCATCGCCATCAGCCGGGTACTCCGGATCCAGGCCAAGGTCATGCGGGTCAAGCGGCGGCAGCGGGCCGAGGAAAAGGCCATGAAGCTCCCGGTCATGATCCTGTTCCCGCTGCTCTTTTTCATCTTCCCGGTGCTCTTCATCGCCATCCTTGGCCCTGCCGTCATCAACGCGATCGACACGTTCAGCGGCCAGTAG
- a CDS encoding type II secretion system F family protein, whose translation MTPIGWLIIAIVVLPCSYLAWALLTADRKALLAVQANLGQGLGQNGSVNVVRPPALLDISKRLTPAGYVARLDRWLSLAGRPQSIPLEKLTVAKPTLALVGAVIGFYLFSSDPSPKNLGIGVFLTIFSYFLPDLLIYNKGIKRQEEIELELPNTLDQMLISVEAGLGFETAMSRAGQNGTGPLAQELTRTLQDIQVGRPRQEAYQALADRSSVLELRSFVRAVVQADKYGIGIAKVLRTQAKQARVKRRQRAEEKAMKLPVKVLFPLLLFIFPVLFIVLLGPAAINIIAAFS comes from the coding sequence ATGACTCCAATTGGTTGGCTCATCATCGCCATAGTTGTCCTGCCGTGTTCTTATCTTGCTTGGGCGCTCCTGACGGCCGACCGGAAGGCTCTTCTAGCCGTCCAAGCGAATCTTGGACAAGGCCTGGGCCAGAACGGCAGCGTCAACGTTGTCCGCCCGCCGGCCCTCCTGGATATCTCGAAGAGATTGACCCCTGCGGGCTACGTGGCCAGGCTGGATCGTTGGCTATCCCTCGCAGGCCGCCCTCAATCCATTCCGCTGGAGAAGTTGACGGTGGCTAAGCCCACGCTCGCGTTGGTGGGCGCGGTCATTGGGTTCTACTTGTTCAGCAGCGATCCATCGCCCAAAAACCTTGGTATCGGCGTTTTCCTGACCATTTTCTCTTACTTCCTGCCCGATCTTTTGATCTACAACAAAGGGATCAAACGCCAGGAGGAAATCGAGCTGGAACTGCCAAATACTCTGGATCAGATGCTGATTTCCGTGGAGGCCGGGCTGGGTTTTGAAACAGCCATGTCCAGGGCGGGCCAAAACGGCACGGGCCCACTCGCGCAGGAGCTGACGCGCACCCTCCAGGACATCCAGGTGGGTCGGCCCCGGCAAGAGGCGTATCAGGCTTTGGCAGACCGCTCCTCGGTCCTGGAGCTACGCAGCTTCGTCCGTGCCGTTGTTCAAGCCGACAAGTATGGCATCGGAATCGCGAAAGTCCTCCGAACTCAAGCTAAGCAAGCGCGCGTTAAGCGCCGGCAACGGGCCGAGGAAAAGGCAATGAAGCTGCCTGTGAAAGTGCTGTTTCCGCTGCTCCTGTTCATCTTTCCGGTGCTGTTCATTGTCCTCCTCGGACCTGCCGCCATCAACATCATCGCTGCCTTCAGCTAA
- the cpaB gene encoding Flp pilus assembly protein CpaB, translating into MKSRLLAGIAAVVLALVGAILVMSYASGADERAVKALEPVEVLVVAKPVPAGTAVESLLPFLTAQKLPGTAVATSALHSLDGHAGKVTAVELLPGEQLVAERLTAPEALQSSGSVQVPEGLQEISFQLDPQRVVGGRLTAGDHIGIFISLKNGGIEAKPDKETTQLTLHKVLVTSVQRAPSAAPSPEPTDSGSAAPVEDTSLPTGSLLLTVAVNDVDATRIVYGSEFGTLWLSKEPLNATDSGRPGIMTKPEVYK; encoded by the coding sequence TTGAAGTCACGCTTATTGGCCGGGATCGCCGCCGTGGTCCTGGCCCTCGTCGGAGCCATCCTCGTGATGTCTTACGCCAGCGGTGCGGACGAGCGTGCGGTCAAGGCCCTGGAGCCTGTGGAGGTCCTTGTGGTGGCGAAGCCCGTACCGGCCGGCACCGCAGTGGAAAGCCTCCTGCCTTTCCTGACTGCCCAGAAACTCCCAGGCACTGCCGTGGCCACATCGGCGCTGCATAGCCTCGACGGCCATGCCGGCAAGGTCACCGCCGTCGAACTGCTTCCGGGTGAGCAACTCGTCGCGGAACGACTCACCGCACCGGAAGCCTTGCAGTCCAGCGGATCCGTGCAGGTGCCGGAGGGGCTTCAGGAGATCTCCTTCCAGCTGGACCCCCAGCGCGTTGTCGGCGGACGGCTCACGGCCGGGGACCACATCGGCATCTTCATCTCGTTGAAAAATGGCGGCATCGAGGCCAAGCCGGACAAAGAGACGACGCAGCTGACCCTCCACAAGGTCCTGGTGACGTCGGTGCAGCGGGCTCCCAGCGCCGCCCCTTCTCCCGAACCCACCGACAGCGGCTCGGCGGCCCCGGTCGAGGATACGTCCCTGCCCACCGGATCGCTGCTGTTGACGGTCGCCGTGAACGACGTGGACGCCACCAGAATCGTCTACGGCTCCGAATTCGGCACACTCTGGCTCAGCAAGGAGCCGCTCAATGCAACGGACAGCGGCCGCCCTGGAATCATGACGAAACCGGAGGTCTACAAATGA
- a CDS encoding type II secretion system F family protein, whose product MLPIGVGLFSAALFLLGLVVLAPRRARVPMDRRQPVQNQPDSQLTRFAGSAVNLVDGYFAQRKVQLFSREALENAGLRMGQSDFFVLVLAGAFVGALAGFVVAGPLLAIMFVLLAPFAGHLVIVYLTGKRRVVFDQQLGDTLQLLSGGLRAGHSILRAIDAAAAESQSPTAEEMRRVITETSLGRDLQSSLTDTADRMRSDDFVWIAQAIQINREVGGNLAEVLDQVGETIRERSEIKGQIKSLAAEGKFSAYILMAMPFGIVAMLMVANPGYMDAMVTHMLGWVMIGASFVMMTIGGLWMRKIIDLKF is encoded by the coding sequence ATGCTGCCCATTGGCGTTGGCCTGTTCTCGGCTGCCCTGTTCCTCCTCGGTCTCGTAGTGCTCGCTCCGCGGAGGGCACGGGTGCCGATGGACCGGCGCCAGCCCGTCCAGAACCAACCGGACTCGCAGCTGACCCGGTTCGCCGGCTCGGCGGTCAACCTCGTCGACGGATACTTCGCACAGCGAAAAGTGCAGCTCTTCAGCAGGGAGGCACTCGAAAACGCAGGTCTGCGGATGGGCCAGTCCGACTTCTTTGTGCTGGTCCTGGCCGGCGCCTTCGTCGGCGCGTTGGCAGGCTTCGTCGTGGCGGGCCCGTTGCTGGCAATCATGTTCGTCCTATTGGCACCGTTCGCGGGGCACCTCGTGATCGTCTACCTCACTGGCAAACGCCGTGTCGTGTTTGACCAGCAACTCGGTGACACACTCCAGCTACTCTCCGGCGGCCTGAGGGCAGGCCACAGCATCCTGCGAGCGATTGACGCGGCCGCGGCCGAATCGCAAAGTCCCACTGCGGAAGAGATGCGCCGGGTCATCACCGAAACGAGCCTCGGCCGGGACCTGCAGTCCTCCCTCACCGACACAGCCGACCGGATGCGCAGCGATGATTTTGTCTGGATCGCCCAGGCCATCCAGATCAACCGGGAAGTGGGCGGCAACCTCGCCGAAGTCCTGGACCAGGTGGGTGAAACGATCCGCGAACGCAGTGAAATCAAGGGACAGATCAAGTCCCTGGCGGCCGAGGGAAAGTTCTCCGCCTATATCCTGATGGCTATGCCGTTCGGCATCGTCGCGATGCTGATGGTGGCCAATCCGGGCTATATGGACGCCATGGTCACCCACATGCTCGGTTGGGTCATGATTGGGGCGTCCTTCGTCATGATGACCATCGGCGGTCTGTGGATGCGCAAAATCATCGACCTGAAGTTCTGA
- a CDS encoding CpaF family protein codes for MAAPTFEEQTDGPRSFGQQPVDVFAALKQRAATALFERMGARFSDSAVKEDDLRSSAREELTRIIDAEQVPLSGEERLRLVQDVADDVLGYGPLQRLLDDSAVTEIMVNGMDQIYVERHGKLTLTESRFSSEEHLRKVIERIVSKVGRRIDESSPLVDARLEDGSRVNAVIPPLAVGGSSLTIRKFSKVPLTVQNLIEFGTLTPEMAELLNACVKAKLNIIVSGGTGTGKTTLLNVLSSFLPHDERIVTIEDAVELQIQQRHVVRLESRPPNTEGKGEVTIRELLRNSLRMRPDRIVVGEVRGGESLDMLQAMNTGHDGSLSTVHSNSPRDAVARLETLVLMAGMDLPLRAIREQIASAVNLIIQISRLRDGTRRITHVTEVQGMEGDIVTLQDAFVFDYSAGVDAHGRFLGKPVPTGIRPRFIDRFEDFGIHVSPSVFAAPLAPAGRQLNQP; via the coding sequence ATCGCAGCCCCCACTTTCGAAGAGCAAACTGATGGGCCCCGGTCTTTTGGCCAGCAGCCTGTGGATGTCTTCGCTGCCCTCAAACAACGCGCCGCCACCGCCCTGTTCGAGCGGATGGGCGCGCGCTTTAGTGATTCCGCCGTCAAGGAAGACGATCTGCGCTCCTCGGCACGGGAGGAACTCACCCGCATCATCGACGCCGAACAGGTCCCGCTGTCCGGAGAGGAACGGCTCCGGCTGGTCCAGGACGTGGCGGACGATGTGCTGGGGTACGGACCGTTGCAGCGCCTGCTCGATGATTCCGCAGTTACTGAAATCATGGTCAACGGCATGGACCAGATCTACGTTGAGCGTCACGGCAAGCTCACGCTCACCGAATCCCGGTTCAGTTCCGAAGAGCACCTACGCAAGGTGATCGAGCGCATTGTCTCGAAGGTGGGACGCCGCATCGATGAGTCATCCCCGCTGGTGGATGCACGCCTCGAGGACGGCTCCCGCGTAAACGCCGTCATACCGCCGCTTGCGGTGGGCGGCTCCTCCCTGACAATCCGAAAATTCAGCAAAGTACCCCTCACGGTCCAAAATCTCATCGAGTTCGGCACCCTGACCCCTGAGATGGCGGAGCTCCTCAACGCCTGTGTGAAGGCAAAGCTCAATATCATCGTCTCGGGCGGCACCGGCACCGGCAAGACCACCCTGTTGAACGTTCTTTCATCGTTCCTGCCCCACGACGAGCGCATCGTGACGATCGAGGACGCCGTCGAACTCCAAATCCAGCAGCGCCACGTCGTACGGCTGGAAAGCCGCCCGCCGAATACCGAAGGCAAAGGCGAGGTCACCATCCGTGAGCTCCTGCGGAACTCCCTTCGTATGCGCCCGGACCGGATAGTGGTTGGTGAGGTTCGTGGCGGGGAGTCGCTGGACATGCTCCAGGCCATGAACACCGGCCATGACGGCTCACTGTCCACGGTGCACTCAAACTCGCCCCGGGACGCCGTCGCCCGCCTGGAGACCCTGGTCCTGATGGCCGGAATGGACCTGCCGCTCCGCGCCATCCGCGAGCAGATCGCCTCCGCCGTCAACCTGATCATTCAGATCTCCCGACTGCGCGACGGCACCCGCCGCATCACCCACGTAACGGAGGTGCAGGGCATGGAAGGGGACATCGTCACCCTGCAGGACGCCTTCGTCTTCGACTACTCCGCCGGCGTGGACGCCCACGGCCGGTTCCTGGGCAAACCGGTCCCGACCGGCATCCGCCCCCGGTTCATCGACCGCTTCGAGGATTTTGGCATCCACGTCTCACCCAGCGTGTTCGCCGCTCCGTTGGCGCCAGCCGGAAGGCAGTTGAACCAGCCGTGA
- a CDS encoding response regulator transcription factor, with the protein MTDLGVAVVVEDDEDIRHLVEAVLSQAGFDVHGASSGREGVEVVRSQKADIVTLDVGLHDIDGFEVLRRIRQFSDAYVVMLTARTDELDTLTALHTGADDFMTKPFRPRELRARVAAMMRRPRQDAADGESPKSKAAASAALVLPQDSAFRHNGLVLNPHTRSVTLDGVPASLTRSEFDLLHALLKGAGAVRSKVDLVRVVRGDHYGANAYISESDERAVEVHIGNLRRKLREDPLQPRWLQTVRGVGYRLAPALD; encoded by the coding sequence ATGACTGACCTTGGAGTCGCAGTCGTCGTAGAGGATGACGAGGACATACGCCATCTCGTCGAAGCCGTGCTGAGCCAGGCGGGGTTTGACGTCCACGGCGCCTCAAGCGGGCGTGAGGGGGTCGAGGTGGTGCGGAGCCAGAAGGCCGACATCGTCACCCTGGACGTTGGCCTCCACGATATCGACGGCTTTGAAGTCCTGCGCCGGATCCGGCAGTTCAGCGACGCCTATGTGGTCATGCTGACCGCCAGGACGGATGAGCTGGACACCCTCACCGCATTGCATACCGGGGCGGACGATTTCATGACGAAACCTTTCCGCCCGCGTGAACTCCGCGCCCGTGTGGCGGCGATGATGCGCAGGCCCAGGCAGGACGCCGCCGATGGCGAGTCCCCAAAGTCGAAAGCTGCGGCATCGGCGGCTCTGGTGCTGCCCCAGGACTCGGCGTTTCGGCACAACGGCCTGGTGCTGAACCCGCACACCCGGTCAGTCACCCTGGATGGCGTCCCAGCCAGCCTGACCCGCAGCGAATTCGATCTTCTGCACGCCCTGCTCAAGGGGGCCGGTGCGGTCCGGTCGAAGGTCGATCTGGTCCGGGTGGTGCGCGGTGATCATTACGGTGCCAACGCGTATATCAGCGAGTCAGACGAGCGCGCTGTCGAAGTCCACATCGGCAATCTGCGGCGCAAGCTGCGGGAGGACCCGCTGCAGCCGCGATGGCTCCAGACGGTCCGCGGGGTGGGATACCGGCTCGCGCCGGCCTTGGACTAG